The Pseudoalteromonas carrageenovora IAM 12662 DNA window ATTTAAAACAATTTAGTCAAAAAACTTGTTATACTTACATAAACGCCATTAACCCTTAATTTTAAGCAGTTTTCTTTTGATAAAATACGATTTACATAGCCACACCACGCATTCAGACGGGCAGTTAACGGTTGAAGAATTACTTACCCGCGCCGTTGATAAAAATATAGATGTGTTTGCTATTACCGATCACGATACTGTGGCTGCTATTAAGCCCGCTCAAGAATTTATTCAAACCGAAAATTTGCCTTTATCATTAATTACCGGGGTAGAAATTTCGACCAAATGGGAAAGCTTCGAAATACATATAGTGGGTTTGAATGTTGATATTGATAATTTTGACCTTACTTCATTGTTAACGCAGCAGCAGCAAAAGCGTGAAGTCAGAGCGCTAGAAATAGGCGCAAGGCTTACAAAAAACGGTTTTGATGGCATTTATGAGCAAGCCAAAGAGCTTGCACAAGACGCGCAAATTACTCGTGCGCACTTTGCACGCGCGCTGATAGAGCGTGGTGTAGCTAAAAACTTCCCTGGTGTATTTAAAAAATATTTAGGTCGCGGTAAAACCGGCTATGTGCCAAGTAACTGGTGCAATATGCAAACCGCCATTGAAGCAATTCATTCAGCGGGAGGTATTGCAGTAGTGGCACATCCTGGGCGTTATCAAATGTCTAATAAATGGTTACGTAAATTGTTAACCGAGTATAAAAGTGTTGGTGGTGATGCAATGGAAGTTGCACAGCCTCAACAAGCTCCTAGTGAGCGACAATTTTTAGGTGAACTGAGCCGAGAGTACGATTTACTCTGCTCGCAAGGGTCTGATTTTCATTTTCCGACAAGCTATTTAGAGCTTGGCAAAAACTTATACTTACCTAAAGACTGCCAAGGTGTTTGGCAAGCATGGGAAGGACAAGAAGGGGCATTAACATGAGTCAATTATTTCATATTCATCCTGAT harbors:
- the rnm gene encoding RNase RNM, whose translation is MIKYDLHSHTTHSDGQLTVEELLTRAVDKNIDVFAITDHDTVAAIKPAQEFIQTENLPLSLITGVEISTKWESFEIHIVGLNVDIDNFDLTSLLTQQQQKREVRALEIGARLTKNGFDGIYEQAKELAQDAQITRAHFARALIERGVAKNFPGVFKKYLGRGKTGYVPSNWCNMQTAIEAIHSAGGIAVVAHPGRYQMSNKWLRKLLTEYKSVGGDAMEVAQPQQAPSERQFLGELSREYDLLCSQGSDFHFPTSYLELGKNLYLPKDCQGVWQAWEGQEGALT